The genomic window CTTTAGCGGCGTGCTTTCTTGTCGTCCTTCACATGACCCTTGAAGGTCTTGGTTGGGGCGAATTCACCGAGCTTATGACCAACCATTGCTTCGGTAACGAATACCGGCACATGCTTGCGGCCATCGTGTACGGCAAAGGTGTGTCCAATGAAATCAGGAGTGATCATCGAACGACGCGACCACGTCTTGATGACGTTATGCGTGCCCTTGTCGTTTTGTTCGTCGACTTTCTTCTGTAAGTGGGCGTCGACGAAAGGGCCCTTCTTGATGCTACGAGTCATCTGTTCGACACTCCCTTACTTGCGGTTCTTACCATTCGGACGACGACGAACAATCATCTTGTTCGAAGCCTTCTTCGGACGGCGGGTACGAACCTCGCCCTTGCCCCATGGAGAAACAGGTGGTTTACCACCACGGGTACGACCACCATGAGGGTGATCAACAGGGTTCATAGATTCGCCTCGGGTGATTGGCCTGCGACCAAGCCAACGAGCACGACCTGCCTTACCAAGCTCGATATTAGCGTGGTCAGAGTTGCCAACCTCGCCGATTGTAGCGCGGCAACGAGCGTCCACGTTACGAATTTCGCCAGATGGCATACGCAACTGAGCGTAAGCGCCATCCTTAGCTACGAGCTGAACGGCAGCACCTGCGGAGCGTGCAATCTTTGCGCCACCAAGTGGACGAAGCTCAATTGCGTGCACCACGGTACCAGTTGGGATGTTCTTAAGAGGCAAGTTGTTGCCTGGCTTAATATCAGCCTGAGCGCCAGTCTCAATAACATCTCCCTGGGAAATGCCTTCAGGAGCGATAATGTAGCGCTTCTCACCATCTGCATAATGCAACAATGCGATGCGAGCGGAACGATTAGGGTCATACTCAATATGAGCAACCTTTGCTGGCACGCCATCCTTGTCCCAACGCTTAAAATCGATGAGACGATACTGACGCTTGTGTCCGCCGCCGCGATGGCGGGAAGTCATGCGACCGTAAGAGTTACGACCGCCAGTTTTGCTGAGTTTGCGTACCAACGACTTTTCAGGAGTGGAACGCGTAATCTCGGAGAAGTCCGAAACGGATGCGTTACGACGTCCTGCAGTCGTAGGCTTATAAACGCGGATAGCCATAATGTAGTATTCCTTTACTTTTCTCGGCTAGCCTTCAGTTACCAAAGATATCGATTGTCTGGCCCTGTGCCACGGTGACAATAGCACGCTTCTGATTCACACGACGACCGAAGCCGGTGCGAGAGCGCTTAAGCTTGCCAGCGCGATTCAAGGTGTTAACATTCGTTACCTTGACTTTGAAGATTTCTTCGATAGCCTGCTTGATCTGAACCTTGTTAGCATTTGGAGCTACCACGAAGGTGTACTGACCACGATCGGAAGCTGCATAGCTTTTTTCAGAAACAACTGGCTTTAAAATGATGTCATGTGCTGGGTTATGGACTGCGACCATTTAAATCAGGCCTCCTTAACTTCAGGCTCGGTCTTAGCTGCAACGAAGGCTTCGAAACCTTCCTTGGAGAAGACTACGTACTGAGCGGTGATGACATCGTAGGTGTTGAGCTGATCAGCGAAGATCACATGCACCGTTGGAATGTTACGAACAGACATCCACTCATTGATGTTTTCACGAGAGAGAACAACAGTGGTGAACTGATCCTTAGTTACTGGTGTAAGTGCTGCAACTGCTGCTTTGGTGGATGGAACATCCTTAATACCAAAGTCCACAACTGCAATGCGACCAGCATTTGCACGATCCGAAAGAGCATAACGAAGAGCAGCTGCCTTCATCTTCTTTGGAGTACGCTGATCATACTTGCGAGGAACTGGACCATGTACAACACCACCATGCACCCACTGTGGAGCACGAATGGAGCCTTGACGAGCACGTCCGGTGCCCTTCTGCTTCCATGGCTTCTTACCGCCGCCAGATACATTAGCGCGATTCTTAACCGCGTGAGTACCCTGTCGAGCAGCAGCAAGCTGAGCAATAACGACCTGATGAACCAATGGACCGTGAGCCAAAACGTCTTCGTTGGAGATGCCGAAAATCTCAGCAGGAGCTTCAACAGTTCCGTTTGCATTGCCCTTGGTGTCAGTTACGTTCAGAGTTACGTTTGCCATTTAAATCAGGCTCCCTTCACTGCCGAACGGACGAGAACGATAGCACCTTTAGGTCCTGGAATAGCACCCTTAATAGCTAAAATACCGTTCTCAACATCCGAAGAAACGATTGTGAGGTTGAGCGCAGTAGAAGTCACATGACCCATGCGACCAGCCATACGCTTGCCCTTCAAAATGCGGCTTGGAGTTGCACATGCGCCCACAGAACCTGGACGACGTTCATTCTTGTGCGAGCCGTGAGTACGACGGTAAGACTTGAAGCCCCAACGCTTGATTGTGCCAGCAAAGCCTTTACCCTTTGTAGTACCCGTTACGTCGACTTCGGCACCTTCAGCAAATACTTCAGCGGTCAATTCTTGACCTGGCTTGTAATCTGCTGCATTTTCAGTGCGCACCTCAGCGAGGTGACGACGAGGAGTCACGCCAGCCTTTGCAAAGTGACCAGCCAATGGCTTGGTGACCTTGGTAGGATCAATCTGGCCATAACCGAGCTGTACGGCGCAATAACCGTCAGTTTCTTCGGTCTTAACAGCGGTAACTACGTTAGTAGCGACCTCAACCAGAGTTACGGGGACAAAAAGGCCGTTTTCATCCCAAACCTGGCTCATGCCCAGCTTACGGCCGAGCAAAGCAGTGCGATTCTTATTTTGCGACATTATTTACCCCCCTTCCTACAGCTTAATCTCGATATTTACATCCGCAGGCAGGTCAATGTGCATCAAAGAATCCACAGCCTTTGGCGTTGGATCAACGATGTCAATGAGGCGCTTATGAGTGCGCATCTCGAAATGCTCGCGAGAATCCTTATATTTGTGAGGAGAACGGATAACAACAAACACGTTCTTCTCGGTCGGCAGAGGAACCGGACCCACTACTGTGGCGCCCGCGTTCGTCACCGTCTCGACGATTTTCTTCGCCGATTGGTCGATGACCTCATGGTCATAGGACTTAAGCCTGATGCGGATTTTCTGTCCCGCCATTGCCGTCCGCCCTTTCTAGCGATTCGTTTACTGTTTACCAACCTGTATTAAAGGGCACCGGGAGAATAGACACTAAAGGTCATTCCA from Gardnerella vaginalis ATCC 14018 = JCM 11026 includes these protein-coding regions:
- the rpsS gene encoding 30S ribosomal protein S19, whose product is MTRSIKKGPFVDAHLQKKVDEQNDKGTHNVIKTWSRRSMITPDFIGHTFAVHDGRKHVPVFVTEAMVGHKLGEFAPTKTFKGHVKDDKKARR
- the rplB gene encoding 50S ribosomal protein L2 — its product is MAIRVYKPTTAGRRNASVSDFSEITRSTPEKSLVRKLSKTGGRNSYGRMTSRHRGGGHKRQYRLIDFKRWDKDGVPAKVAHIEYDPNRSARIALLHYADGEKRYIIAPEGISQGDVIETGAQADIKPGNNLPLKNIPTGTVVHAIELRPLGGAKIARSAGAAVQLVAKDGAYAQLRMPSGEIRNVDARCRATIGEVGNSDHANIELGKAGRARWLGRRPITRGESMNPVDHPHGGRTRGGKPPVSPWGKGEVRTRRPKKASNKMIVRRRPNGKNRK
- the rplW gene encoding 50S ribosomal protein L23, giving the protein MVAVHNPAHDIILKPVVSEKSYAASDRGQYTFVVAPNANKVQIKQAIEEIFKVKVTNVNTLNRAGKLKRSRTGFGRRVNQKRAIVTVAQGQTIDIFGN
- the rplD gene encoding 50S ribosomal protein L4 encodes the protein MANVTLNVTDTKGNANGTVEAPAEIFGISNEDVLAHGPLVHQVVIAQLAAARQGTHAVKNRANVSGGGKKPWKQKGTGRARQGSIRAPQWVHGGVVHGPVPRKYDQRTPKKMKAAALRYALSDRANAGRIAVVDFGIKDVPSTKAAVAALTPVTKDQFTTVVLSRENINEWMSVRNIPTVHVIFADQLNTYDVITAQYVVFSKEGFEAFVAAKTEPEVKEA
- the rplC gene encoding 50S ribosomal protein L3, translated to MSQNKNRTALLGRKLGMSQVWDENGLFVPVTLVEVATNVVTAVKTEETDGYCAVQLGYGQIDPTKVTKPLAGHFAKAGVTPRRHLAEVRTENAADYKPGQELTAEVFAEGAEVDVTGTTKGKGFAGTIKRWGFKSYRRTHGSHKNERRPGSVGACATPSRILKGKRMAGRMGHVTSTALNLTIVSSDVENGILAIKGAIPGPKGAIVLVRSAVKGA
- the rpsJ gene encoding 30S ribosomal protein S10 — encoded protein: MAGQKIRIRLKSYDHEVIDQSAKKIVETVTNAGATVVGPVPLPTEKNVFVVIRSPHKYKDSREHFEMRTHKRLIDIVDPTPKAVDSLMHIDLPADVNIEIKL